A stretch of the Cellulomonas sp. WB94 genome encodes the following:
- the rpoB gene encoding DNA-directed RNA polymerase subunit beta — MAASRTPSAPSADAIANRTASRRISFAKIHEPLEVPDLLGLQTENFDWLLGNEKWQARVATALETGRQDVPETAGLEEIFEEISPIEDFGGSMSLSFREHRFEPAKYTADECKEKDFTFAAPLFVTAEFVNYTTGEIKSQTVFMGDFPLMTDRGTFIINGTERVVVSQLVRSPGVYFERTADKTSDKDVFTAKIIPSRGAWLEFEIDKRDNVGVRVDRKRKQNATVLLKALGLSEAEIREEFAQFPAVIDTLEKDHVTTEEESLLDLYRKIRPGEPPTVEAGRALIENFYFNPKRYDLAKVGRYKVNKKLGIDVPLGDSVLSTADIVATIKYLAALHADVATIDGHRAGESVEVRVETDDIDHFGNRRIRAVGELIQNQVRTGLSRMERVVRERMTTQDVEAITPQTLINIRPVVASIKEFFGTSQLSQFMDQNNPLAGLTHKRRLSALGPGGLSRDRAGMEVRDVHPSHYGRMCPIETPEGPNIGLIGSLATYGRINPFGFIETPYREVVHGKVTDEVHYLTADDEDRFVIAQANAPLKANGAFAEERVLVRTKGGEVEIVPGVNVDYMDVSPRQMVSVATALIPFLEHDDANRALMGANMQRQAVPLVRSEAPVVGTGMERRAAIDAGDVIVAAKPGVVTEVSADLIVIANDDGTTTTHRVAKFRRSNQGTSYNQRVVVDHGARVEVGSVLADGPATDEGELALGRNLLVGLMSWEGHNYEDAIILSQRLVQDDVLSSIHIEEHEVDARDTKLGPEEITRDIPNVSEEVLADLDERGIIRIGAEVSAGDILVGKVTPKGETELTPEERLLRAIFGEKAREVRDTSLKVPHGESGTVIEVRTFNREDGDELPAGVNELVRVYIAQRRKITPGDKLAGRHGNKGVISTILPVEDMPFLADGTPLDIILNPLGVPGRMNVGQVLETHLGWIAKQGWDISLAEGDAASLAWRDGVPAIAAKSAPGVPVATPVFDGVPEQTLTGLLSSTLPNRDGVRMVDGTGKARLFDGRSGEPFPEPVAVGYMYILKLHHLVDDKIHARSTGPYSMITQQPLGGKAQFGGQRFGEMEVWALEAYGAAYTLQELLTIKSDDVPGRVKVYEAIVKGENIPDSGIPESFKVLLKEMQSLCLNVEVLSSDGVSIDMKENDDEVYRAAEELGIDLSRRPNASSIEEI; from the coding sequence TTGGCTGCCTCGCGCACCCCTTCTGCTCCGTCCGCCGACGCTATCGCGAATCGCACCGCGTCTCGTCGCATCTCTTTCGCCAAGATCCACGAGCCGCTGGAGGTCCCGGACCTCCTCGGGCTCCAGACCGAGAACTTCGACTGGCTGCTCGGCAACGAGAAGTGGCAGGCGCGCGTCGCCACCGCACTCGAGACCGGCCGCCAGGACGTCCCGGAGACCGCCGGTCTGGAGGAGATCTTCGAGGAGATCTCTCCGATCGAGGACTTCGGCGGCTCCATGTCGTTGTCGTTCCGCGAGCACCGCTTCGAGCCGGCCAAGTACACGGCCGACGAGTGCAAGGAGAAGGACTTCACCTTCGCCGCGCCGCTGTTCGTCACGGCCGAGTTCGTCAACTACACGACCGGTGAGATCAAGAGCCAGACGGTCTTCATGGGCGACTTCCCGCTCATGACCGACCGCGGCACGTTCATCATCAACGGCACCGAGCGCGTCGTCGTCTCCCAGCTCGTCCGGTCCCCGGGCGTGTACTTCGAGCGCACCGCCGACAAGACGTCCGACAAGGACGTCTTCACCGCCAAGATCATCCCGAGCCGCGGTGCCTGGCTCGAGTTCGAGATCGACAAGCGCGACAACGTCGGCGTCCGCGTCGACCGCAAGCGCAAGCAGAACGCGACGGTGCTCCTCAAGGCCCTCGGCCTGAGCGAGGCCGAGATCCGCGAGGAGTTCGCGCAGTTCCCCGCGGTCATCGACACGCTCGAGAAGGACCACGTCACGACCGAGGAGGAGTCCCTCCTCGACCTCTACCGCAAGATCCGTCCGGGCGAGCCGCCCACGGTCGAGGCCGGTCGCGCGCTGATCGAGAACTTCTACTTCAACCCCAAGCGCTACGACCTCGCGAAGGTCGGCCGCTACAAGGTCAACAAGAAGCTCGGCATCGACGTGCCGCTGGGCGACTCGGTGCTGTCCACGGCCGACATCGTCGCCACGATCAAGTACCTCGCGGCGCTGCACGCCGACGTCGCGACGATCGACGGCCACCGTGCCGGCGAGTCCGTCGAGGTCCGCGTCGAGACGGACGACATCGACCACTTCGGCAACCGTCGCATCCGCGCGGTCGGCGAGCTCATCCAGAACCAGGTCCGCACGGGCCTGTCCCGGATGGAGCGCGTCGTGCGCGAGCGCATGACGACGCAGGACGTCGAGGCGATCACCCCGCAGACCCTGATCAACATCCGCCCGGTCGTGGCGTCGATCAAGGAGTTCTTCGGGACCTCGCAGCTGTCGCAGTTCATGGACCAGAACAACCCGCTCGCGGGGCTGACGCACAAGCGTCGTCTGTCCGCGCTCGGCCCGGGCGGTCTGTCCCGCGACCGCGCCGGCATGGAGGTCCGTGACGTCCACCCGTCGCACTACGGCCGCATGTGCCCGATCGAGACCCCAGAAGGCCCGAACATCGGCCTGATCGGCTCGCTCGCGACCTACGGACGGATCAACCCGTTCGGCTTCATCGAGACCCCGTACCGCGAGGTCGTGCACGGCAAGGTCACCGACGAGGTGCACTACCTCACGGCCGACGACGAGGACCGCTTCGTCATCGCCCAGGCCAACGCGCCGCTCAAGGCGAACGGTGCGTTCGCCGAGGAGCGCGTGCTCGTGCGCACCAAGGGCGGCGAGGTCGAGATCGTCCCCGGCGTGAACGTCGACTACATGGACGTCTCGCCGCGCCAGATGGTGTCGGTCGCGACGGCCCTGATCCCGTTCCTCGAGCACGACGACGCCAACCGCGCCCTCATGGGTGCCAACATGCAGCGCCAGGCCGTGCCGCTCGTCCGCTCCGAGGCCCCGGTCGTCGGTACCGGCATGGAGCGCCGTGCGGCCATCGACGCGGGCGACGTGATCGTCGCGGCGAAGCCGGGTGTCGTCACCGAGGTGTCGGCCGACCTGATCGTCATCGCGAACGACGACGGCACGACGACGACCCACCGGGTCGCGAAGTTCCGCCGCTCGAACCAGGGCACGAGCTACAACCAGCGCGTCGTCGTCGACCACGGCGCCCGCGTCGAGGTCGGCTCGGTGCTCGCCGACGGTCCCGCGACGGACGAGGGCGAGCTCGCGCTCGGCCGCAACCTGCTCGTCGGGCTCATGTCGTGGGAGGGGCACAACTACGAGGACGCGATCATCCTCAGCCAGCGCCTCGTGCAGGACGACGTCCTGTCCTCGATCCACATCGAGGAGCACGAGGTCGACGCCCGCGACACGAAGCTCGGCCCGGAGGAGATCACGCGGGACATCCCCAACGTCTCCGAGGAGGTCCTCGCGGACCTCGACGAGCGCGGGATCATCCGCATCGGCGCCGAGGTCTCGGCCGGCGACATCCTCGTCGGCAAGGTCACGCCCAAGGGCGAGACCGAGCTGACCCCGGAGGAGCGCCTGCTGCGGGCGATCTTCGGCGAGAAGGCGCGCGAGGTCCGCGACACGTCGCTCAAGGTTCCTCACGGCGAGTCCGGCACGGTCATCGAGGTCCGCACGTTCAACCGTGAGGACGGCGACGAGCTGCCCGCCGGCGTGAACGAGCTGGTCCGCGTGTACATCGCCCAGCGCCGCAAGATCACGCCCGGTGACAAGCTCGCCGGTCGTCACGGCAACAAGGGCGTCATCTCCACGATCCTCCCGGTCGAGGACATGCCGTTCCTTGCGGACGGCACCCCGCTCGACATCATCCTCAACCCGCTCGGTGTGCCCGGCCGCATGAACGTCGGCCAGGTGCTCGAGACCCACCTCGGGTGGATCGCCAAGCAGGGCTGGGACATCTCGCTGGCCGAGGGCGACGCTGCGTCGCTCGCGTGGCGTGACGGTGTGCCCGCGATCGCCGCGAAGTCGGCGCCCGGGGTCCCGGTCGCGACGCCGGTGTTCGACGGTGTCCCGGAGCAGACCCTCACCGGTCTGCTGTCCTCGACGCTGCCGAACCGTGACGGCGTGCGGATGGTCGACGGGACCGGCAAGGCGAGGCTCTTCGACGGTCGCTCCGGCGAGCCGTTCCCGGAGCCGGTCGCGGTCGGCTACATGTACATCCTCAAGCTCCACCACCTGGTCGACGACAAGATCCACGCGCGTTCGACGGGCCCGTACTCGATGATCACGCAGCAGCCGCTGGGTGGTAAGGCCCAGTTCGGTGGCCAGCGGTTCGGCGAGATGGAGGTGTGGGCGCTCGAGGCGTACGGCGCCGCCTACACGCTCCAGGAGCTGCTGACCATCAAGTCGGACGACGTCCCCGGACGCGTCAAGGTGTACGAGGCGATCGTCAAGGGGGAGAACATCCCCGACTCGGGCATCCCGGAGTCCTTCAAGGTCCTCCTCAAGGAGATGCAGTCGCTCTGCTTGAACGTCGAGGTCCTGTCGAGCGACGGCGTCTCGATCGACATGAAGGAGAACGACGACGAGGTCTACCGCGCGGCGGAGGAGCTCGGCATCGATCTCTCGCGTCGCCCGAACGCCAGCAGCATCGAAGAGATCTGA
- the rplL gene encoding 50S ribosomal protein L7/L12, whose protein sequence is MAKLTTDELINAFKELTLIELSEFVKAFEETFEVTAAAPVAVAAPAAAGAEAVVEEEKDEFDVVLEAAGEKKIQVIKEVRALTSLGLKEAKDLVDAAPKAVLEGVNKEAAEKAKATLEGAGATVTLK, encoded by the coding sequence ATGGCGAAGCTCACGACTGACGAGCTCATCAACGCGTTCAAGGAGCTCACGCTCATTGAGCTCTCCGAGTTCGTCAAGGCCTTCGAGGAGACCTTCGAGGTCACCGCCGCGGCCCCCGTCGCCGTCGCCGCCCCCGCGGCTGCCGGTGCCGAGGCCGTCGTCGAGGAGGAGAAGGACGAGTTCGACGTCGTCCTCGAGGCCGCCGGCGAGAAGAAGATCCAGGTCATCAAGGAGGTGCGCGCCCTCACGAGCCTCGGCCTGAAGGAGGCCAAGGACCTCGTGGACGCCGCCCCCAAGGCCGTCCTGGAGGGTGTCAACAAGGAGGCCGCCGAGAAGGCCAAGGCGACCCTCGAGGGCGCCGGCGCGACCGTCACCCTCAAGTGA
- the rplJ gene encoding 50S ribosomal protein L10 — MARPDKAADVAELTDRFRESNAAVLTEYRGLTVAQLKQLRRALSGNATYAVVKNTLTAIAAKQAGVEGIDSHLAGPSAIAFVTGDPVEAAKGLRDFAKANPALVIKGGVLEGRALTAADIIKLADLESREVLLAKTAGVLKASLYQAAYLFTAPAAKAVRTVEALRVKRDEPTEDAA; from the coding sequence ATGGCGAGGCCGGACAAGGCAGCCGATGTCGCAGAGCTCACGGACCGGTTCCGCGAGTCCAACGCGGCCGTGCTGACCGAGTACCGCGGGCTCACCGTTGCGCAGCTCAAGCAGCTGCGGCGCGCGCTCAGCGGCAACGCAACCTACGCCGTGGTGAAGAACACGCTGACCGCTATCGCGGCCAAGCAGGCGGGCGTCGAGGGTATCGACTCCCACCTGGCCGGTCCCTCGGCCATCGCCTTCGTGACCGGTGACCCGGTCGAGGCAGCCAAGGGTCTGCGTGACTTCGCCAAGGCGAACCCCGCACTGGTCATCAAGGGCGGTGTCCTCGAAGGACGCGCCCTGACCGCCGCGGACATCATCAAGCTCGCGGACCTCGAGTCCCGCGAGGTCCTGCTGGCCAAGACGGCCGGCGTGCTCAAGGCGTCGCTCTACCAGGCGGCGTACCTCTTCACGGCGCCTGCAGCGAAGGCCGTTCGCACCGTCGAGGCGTTGCGCGTCAAGCGCGACGAGCCCACCGAAGACGCAGCCTGA